The DNA segment CCCAAGTCTATCTCTTGTGGTAGAGAAGGGACCAGAGTACCGGCGAGTGGTGTGCAGAGTTAAGTGGCTCTGGTCAGGACGTTGCCTGGGAGGAAAGCCTGACTCCCAAGGGATGCTGTCTCCCATCTAGGCCCAGCATCCACACTGTAGATTACAGCTCTCTCTCGATGGGGTGGGGTTTATCTGCCCTACAAGGCTCTGCTGTTACTGAAGTCAAAGGTGATTGCAGCCTTAGGAAGATGACTGGAGACCTTTAGACAGCTTTTGGAGTCTGGAGCAGGACTTGGCTCAGTTGCTCTAATCAACTTTGTCTCTTAAATTTGAAGAGAAATAGAATCCCCTGGGATCACTGGTTTTGGGTGGATCctgaatgaataataaatacaCCTTAGCAGGGTCAGACAAGAGCCTGACAgagtagacagagaaaacaaaggcagACGTGCTGGTTCCCACTTGGCTGTCAATACCATGTGCTCTATGCCAAGACATTTCTAGAAAAACAGTGACAAGATGTCGGCTGCATTTTTGTTACATGAAAAATACTAATGGAAGTATCACATTTTCTGACAGATCTAAGTGCCAGTTTTCTTATTTTAGCCCAAAGTGTGTCTTTTCTGTGTGGCAATACTCTTGTAGATCAGAAACTCTGGTAGGCAGTTGTACAGAGAAGTATATATCTGGAagatttttggttggttggttggatggttgcttttggtttggtttttttttccaggcagggcctctctgtatagccctggctgttttggaactagctctgtagagcagctggcctcagattcggaaagctgcctgcctctgcttcccaagtgctgggattaaaggtgtgcaccaccacgaaCCAGCTTTATTTTTGACTGATCAAAGTGGGAAATAGACTCTTACTTAATATAAATGTACGTTCATAGTCAAGTCATCGCAGGACAAAGGTTCACCCAGGAAGATAATAACAACAAAGAGTTCTGGTGAAAAATGCTAAGTTTCTATTATCTCCATCATATTCCTAAGGAAGACATAATGGACCACAGTcacctctgtctgtttctgttggGGCTTGGTTCTAGGGCCTCCCCGGGGTACCAGAATCCTCTGATGCTTAAGTCTCTTATAAAATGACATGATGTTTGTACAGAACTCACCTTCCTGTATACTTTAAATCATTTCCAGAGTACCCATGGTATCTAATATATCTATATGCTATAATCCCTGGTTATAAATGATTGGGCATTATAATGTATTCTGTAAAGAATGATGACAAgagcgctgggcgtggtggcgcacgcctttaatcccagcacttgggaggcagaggcaggaggatttctgagttcgaggccagcctggtctacaaagtgagttccNaaaaaaaaaaaaaaaaaggaatgatgaCAAGAAACAGCCCTCACATCAGTACTGTTAAGTACAAGCTTTAATGGCCTCACCACGGCCACTGTAGAGCTTACTACAGAACCTGGAGGCGCAGAGGGTTCACTGCATACTGCCCGCAGAGCCAGGAGTGATGACTATTTCCTCTCATTTGCAAACCTGCTTTGCGTTACAGCAACCTGCAGAGACGAGCCAACGCAGACAACTTACCAACAGCATCAGTCGTGGCTCCGACCCATGCTCAGAAGCAGCCGGGTGGAATATTGCCGGTGCAACAGCGGCCTGGTACAGTGCCACTCAGTGCCCGTCCGAAGTAAGTACCAGCGTCTCACAGAGGCCTTGTGCTTGGGATCTGGGCCCAAACCCTTCCTCTGTGGTTCCTAGCCTATTCAGGTCTTCAGCACATTTGGGGTGGGATCTGCCCAGGCAAACATGAAAGCATCCCAGAAGACCGAGGCGGGGCAGGGGTGGCTTCACTCTCCCAGTCTCAGTGTCCATGTCACCTATGTGAAGTGGAGCATGCTATCCATGCTTCGCGGTTgacgggggttggggggaggttaCTTAGGCTGTGGACTGTAGAATGGAGGCTGTGACATCTAAAACGCTTTGACGTTTTTAATTCTTACATGCATGGAGCTGCTTTGAAAGCAATAGTTAGGGGTTATCCTTGTTTGCGCTTGGCAGGTTGCAGTGAACCAAGATGCTTCAATGGGGGGACCTGTCAGCAGGCCCTGTATTTCTCTGACTTTGTCTGCCAGTGCCCTGATGGATTTGTGGGGAAACGCTGTGacataggtgagtgggtgggtgtgagagACATTCTGAAATTCTGCCTCTCaaatggaccagaaaaggaaatgaaatccaTGCTGGAGGGCAGGGCCGGGGGAAGGGGAGCTGAGGGCATTTAGAGAGTGACACTATTGGGCCCAGTGGTCAGAGCCTGAAGTGACAATCCAGATTCTGGCTTGGCTGCAGTACTTTTAGTGACCATGTCCACCCAGCTCACTTTGAGCACCGGCAGCTTCGGCAGCCGCCTGCTCCACGGTGCTGAGGCAAGGCAGAGGATCCCTTGAGAGCCTTTTGGTGTCCTTCTGTCAATCAGATACCAGAGCAACATGCTTTAAGGACCAGGGCATCACCTACAGAGGCACGTGGAGCACAGCAGAAAGTGGGGCTGAGTGTGTCAACTGGAATAGCAGTGTTCTGTCGCTGAAGCCCTACAATGCAAGGAGGCCAAATGCCATCAAGCTGGGCCTTGGGAATCACAACTACTGCAGGTAAAAAGTGTTTTCCACAGGGAGGGGAGTCTCCGATGAGAAGTATTACGTTCAGGGAAGGCCTGACCAATCAGTCTTGTATtctagatagacaggtagatggaTAGCTAGCTATGTagacatgtatatgcatatatgtgggcatacatagatacatatgtagatgggtagagaaaggagagatacatacacacgtgaatacatacatgcatatatagataggtagatcaatgcaTTCATATATTGATGATTGATATATTGACACATAAATGGTAGATAGAAAGAGGTTGATTTGAAGGCACCAATTCATATATCTGTGTAGACATCTGAATCTGTAGTTGTAGGGTAGACCAGCAGGCCAGGAACATGGGCCATTTCTGTCTTGATGCTTTTAGACCTTAAGCTGATTAGATGAGTGCACCTTCCTTGCCTGGGATAATTTACTTAAACTCAGCCAACTGTGGATGTTCACTACAGTTACAAAACACATTTATAGCAGTGCCCTGGATCACTGTTTCATTACATGCCCAAGACTACAGCTCAGCCATGTTGACACATAGGCACTTATTGTATATTCTCGTCAACTTGGCACTCATACACATGTCCTATGCCCTGCTTAATCCCTCAAAAAGCATAACGAAGCCATACTTCTACCTAACATCATAAAACTTGACAGCGTTCATTTCAGCCCAAGATGTGCTAATCCTACTCCCCAAAGCATACCTCGTCCTTTAGCCAGGAAGGAAGTCTTCCTATTCAACCCCCACTCATCTTCCCTGGCTGATTTTTCAGAAACCCAGACCGAGACTTGAAGCCCTGGTGCTATGTCTTTAAGGCAGGGAAGTATACCACGGAGTTCTGCAGCACGCCAGCTTGCCCTAAGGGTGagtatcttagtttgggttttattgctgtgaaaagacaccatgaccaaggcaactcttaacaaaggacaacatttaatttaacTGGGACagttacagttcagaggtttagctcatcatggtgggaagcgtggcagcatccaggcaggcatggtactggagaagctgaaagttctacatcttgattcaaaggcagccaggaggagggtttttttctgcactgggcagagcttgggcACTAGAagcccaacaaggccacacctactccaacaaagccttACCTCTAACATAGTGCTgcttcctgtgggccaagcatattcaaaccaccacagtgagcgACAGCTACCCTGCACCTTCTCCTGTGCCATCTCCATGGGAGAAGCATCGGGGAGTGTAGACCTAACTCTCCTCAATAGTCCTTTCATGCCCAAGGAAGAAAGGAGCCACTGTAGCTGCAGAATGCATCAGTAGGCTCAGATCCTCAACCAGACTTCTCATCTATTGCTAGTTTAACCTTGCGCTTACTTTCTACCTCCCATTGatagcctgttctacaaagcagAGAATGAGGCCAAAAAAATCCATGGCTTCTAGttcttttgggtttttaaaaattattttctttatttttttgaaattatagtttgcattttttttctcttccctttcctctctccaaaccctccttattgctttttttttttttaaatccgtggcacacacctttaatcccagcacttgggaggcagaggcaggcagatttctgagttcaaggccagcctggtctacaaagtgagttccaggatagNNNNNNNNNNNNNNNNNNNNNNNNNNNNNNNNNNNNNNNNNNNNNNNNNNNNNNNNNNNNNNNNNNNNNNNNNNNNNNNNNNNNNNNNNNNNNNNNNNNNNNNNNNNNNNNNNNNNNNNNNtttttttttttttaattaattgttgttacatgcatttatatgtatatattcctaaacacaGCCTTCTCAGTCTGTATACTGTTAGCCATTATGAGGGACTGTGTGTTTGCACGGCTGACCATTCTGTATTAGGTAATCagctggtgtgctcttccctggggaagactgccTCTCCCACACTCGGCATCCCATATGAGCCTGTAGTTCCTTGTGCAGGGTTGAGACCTGGCGGGCTTTCCTCCATCTGCTTTGGCATGTCTGTTATTCTCACCCTTGTTCAGCTCATCAATAGGCAGTCATGTAGGTGGGACTTGATGGCCATAGCTTCTGACATCCCTAGAAGGAAGACACATCCTCATAACAAGTCCCCAATCCTCTGACTCTTagtctttccacttcctcttccaaaatgattccTGGGCCTTCGGTATTTGTATCCACTGGGACTGgtctccacagctctgcattttgattagcTGTGGTTTGAGTTCTGTAATGATTTCCATCTGTTCTGAAGAGACATTTCCTCGTGGGGGAGGGTCAGGACTACACTTATGGCTGGGCATAAGACAAATATTTAGAGTGCACTTAGGGATTATTATGCTGGTTTAGCAAAGTAGCAGTTGTAGACACACCTCCAAGATGCAGGCCTCCAAGCTGTAGGCACACCTTCAGTAGCTCTGCGtagctggctaggtttccagtaccggTGATGGTTTCTCTCCTGTTGATCCCTTCCTCATCCGGTCTACATTAGGGGTCAAGAATCAAGATAACCTTACAGATCCCTTTCAGCTATAGTGAAGCAAGAAAGGCAAACACGGTCAAGTTTCACACAGAGGGCATCAAGGGCAGGATGGGGCAGGTGGATGGAAGTGGGCAAGGTTGGCAGAGCAAAGCTGAGAAGGGCAGGCTGGTAGCACAGCCCCATTGCAGCACCTTGGTTCTGACCATCTAGACTGTCACAGTAGCGCCTCTAATGCCTTCACAGCACATCCTAGCATCCCTCTCCTGCCGAAACCCTGCGACTTGCAGCATCAACGTTTAACCACTTCGGCTTAAAGTTGAGAAATGTTTCGTTGCAGGAAAAAGCGAGGACTGCTATGTTGGGAAAGGTGTGACTTACCGTGGCACCCACAGCCTTACCACATCCAAGGCCTCCTGCCTCCCCTGGAATTCCATAGTCCTCATGGGCAAGAGTTACACAGCGTGGAGGACCAACTCCCAGGCACTCGGCCTGGGCAGACACAATTATTGCCGGTACGTAGCCCAGGGGCTAAGGGAGTCAGATCCCAGCAGAGAGGCCTGGGATACTGGGCAGGAAAAACATTCAGTGTAAAGCATTGTTATGAAAGATGATGGACATTATGTAGAGAAACCTAGTCGTATTCTAAGAtacatgggttttgtttttccgaTTGGGGTGGAAtggggtatgtgtgtatttgatagtgtgtgtacgcacatgcatggtgtgtgtgtgtgtgtgtgtgtaggcctgaggttgatatcaggtgtctttttttcttatcGACCtctacctttattttttgagacagagtctctttctGATCCTGAAACTAATTtattagaccaggctggccagtgaacttcaGAGACCTGTTCTCCACCCCGGAGACCCTGGCCCCTTTCCCCACTGGGCTTACAGGAGTAGGTTGctctgcctgattttttttttttttttaacagacaaggtctcactacatagctctggcttgcctggaactcgctatgtagacaaggcttgcctggaactcactatgtagccaaggcttgcctggagctcactatgtagacaaggcttgcCTGGAGCttactaaggaggcagagacccTCCAGCCTTTTTCTCTTGGGTCCTGGAATTAACAGTATGTGCCACCATCCCctgttctcttgctttctctgtgagttctggaaaTTCAGACGCAGGCCTTCATGCTAATGAAGCAGGCCCTTTATGAGCCATCGTCCCAGCCCAAGAGACATAAACTTTGCAAACAAGACTCCTGTTCTTTCCTCATGGGGCACTCCCATGTCATTgttaaaaacagacagacagacagatacaaacaaaaaagccaaaccaaaccgaaccaaaacAGAACCTCTCCATAGAATAGCTTTCCGTTCTTCCCAATGCTGATAGAACAAAAGGATGTAAAGGGAGTTACCTTCCCCCGTGGTGGGCCTGCTACAGCCAACCCGAGTTTGGGATCCCTGACCCTGGCTTCTTGACTCTCTGCCATGGGTCTGCCAGCTTCCTTCTATCAGGATTCTGTGGCATGACTAAAAACCTCAAACTCCTCTTCTATAGGAATCCAGATGGAGATGCCAGACCTTGGTGCCATGTGATGAAGGACCGAAAGCTGACGTGGGAATACTGTGACATGTCCCCATGCTGTAAGGCCCACTATGCCACTCCCCCCTTTCCCAAGCTCAATCCCTCACTATTTTCTCTGCCACCTCCTGTGGCCACCACCAATCTTCTGTAACCTCTGGACCTCCAGGAAAGCCAGGCCTTTGTCGGGTAGGGAGGCTTTCTTGACCACAGCTAGGGTAGGCAGCCACACTTGTGAGATctgtggggaaagagggagggacagaaaggaagacCAACCCATCCATTCCTCTTCAAATGCAATAGGCTCCAACTTCTCTCTGTGGCAATCTCTGTTGAAGGTGGTGGTAGTCCTGGTAACCATGAAGAGAAAGAGGTTCCACATTGTGGCTCCTTAGACAACAGTTGTTACATTTCTCCAGTAGCCTGGTGACAGACTTCAGTGTCCATTTATCCAAAAATGCCCTCAGAAGTCATGTGACCCACCAAGTTCTGCACACTTCCACGTTCCCATGGAGCCCATTTAACATAGGGGATCTGAGCTGACAATAGAGGCTTTGGGACAGAAAATTCAGGTTGGCACATGTCCCCAAAGTGAACGTTTAGTTTGGAAGTTGCCAAAGAATAGGTTAATACTTAGTTTACAATGAACGCACAGATACATCGGGGTGTTAGAAGAGTCTGCTTGGAAAGTTATGACACAAACTGAACTCTTAGGCAAAAGTCACTTATGATGCGTTAATCTCAGGAACTCCACCCGGGGTCTCCAAGGCTATGGTGTCAGTGAGAGCCTAGTGAGGCAGTGGGACTTGACATGTCCTTGAAGAATGGATCAAGCTGAGGAGATGGAAAAGGAAGGGCTTCTCTAGAGGCAGTCTGCAAGGCTACATTATATCTTAAGCCAAGAAACTGCTGTTGGCAAAAGATAGGAGGGAATATGCAGAAGAAAGGCCCCTGCTTTGTGGGGGGTGGGTGTCTAATCCCAATGTCACTGTAACATTCAACAAAAGGTTTCCTGCCCTCTTGCAACTCAGTGTTGGGAAGGAGAAAGATACATATGTATGCTATTTGGTAGGTCGTTTTTTTTTACTCAACAAAGGAAAGCTGCAGCTGTCACCCTCATTGAGACAATTACATCATTCTGTGTCAGCACGTTGAAGGGTTGTCCTCTGTAAAAATTCAGGGTTctgacagaacaaaacaaaacaaaactacggGGATTCTCTAGGCCCTTGATTCCACACTGCAGGTCTGAACCCTCAAGtccctgttctttcttctccagCCACCTGTGGCCTGAGGCAGTACAAACGGCCTCAGTTTCGAATTAAAGGAGGACTCTACACAGACATCACCTCACACCCTTGGCAGGCTGCCATCTTTGCCAAGAACAAGAGGTCTCCCGGAGAGAGATTCCTGTGTGGAGGGGTGCTAATCAGCCCCTGCTGGGTGCTGTCGGCTGCTCACTGCTTTCTAGAGAGGTAAGGGCTTCCTAGTCCCGAAGGCCTTGGGGCCAGCCCATGAGAGTACCCCACAGCCGTaaacatcaattaaaaacaaaacgaTAGAACATGCCAATGCTGTTTTTCCACCAGGTTTCCCCCCCATCATCTTAAAGTGGTCTTGGGCAGAACATACAGGGTGGTCCCCGGAGAGGAAGAGCAGACATTTGAGATTGAAAAATACATAGTCCATGAGAAATTTGATGACGACACTTATGACAACGACATCGGTAAAATGCTATTATTCTCATACACCCTTCTCTCTCTCGCCCTCCCGGGCgggtccctcccttcccctcccctaacGCCACCGACTCACCCCTCTCCTGTTTTGCTCACAGCATTACTGCAGCTGAGGTCACAGTCCAAGCAATGTGCCCAGGAGAGCAGCTCTGTGggcactgcctgcctccctgaCCCCAACCTACAGCTCCCTGACTGGACAGAGTGTGAGCTTTCTGGCTACGGCAAGCATGAGGCATGTAAGTGGCTAGAAGTCTTGATCCCATACTTGTCTGTAGTGTGGCAGTCAGGCTGATGGGAGGGGATGTGGTCATAAAGTGTCCTGGTCCTAATTCTGGCATGACACAGAAAAATGTAGGTGAGGGCTTGGCCTGTCGTACGACAAGAAGCTACCATCTACTTCCTTGCATTATGGGGACACTGTGCAGGGCACAGTAAGTTGGGATAGGGAAATGTTCTAAGGAGCTTTGCTGTCcagtggaggaggggagaagggtcATGGGTCATGGGTGTTCTTGGACAATGAAGTGGCACAGCTCAAACCCCAGACATGCATCTGGCTTAGCTGTGGGACCCTGGATGTTTCTTTCATTCAGCTTCCTCATAATGCCCACAGGTAAGAGATAAATTAACCTAAAGACTGGAAAGCTTTGTCCACGCTCATGGTATTAGAAGTTTCAGATTATGGTCATTTGGTCCAGTCTGTGGGCCTGTGGCAAAACAGCACATCATAGGAGGGAGGACAGCACACCACAGGAGGGAGGGCAGCACATCATAGGAGGGAGGACAACACATCATAGTAGGGAGGACAACATGTCACAGGAGGGAGGACAGCTTGCAACAGGAGGGGAGGACAGCTTGCCACAGGAGGGAGGACAGCACATCATAGAAAGGAGGACAACACATCATAGAAAGGAGGACAGCACATTACAGAAGCACAGCCCATCACAGGAGGGAGGACTGCACACCACAGGAGGGAGGACTGCACACCACAGGAGGGAGGACAGCACCCCACAGGAGGGAGGACAGCACATCACAAGAGGGAGGACAGCATGCCACAGGAGGGAGAGTAGCACACCATAGGAGGGAGCGCAACACACCACAGGAGCACAGCCCACCACAGGAGGGAGGACAGACAGCACAGCACACCACAAGAGGACAGCACATCATAGCAGGAGCCCACAGCAATGGAGCAGTTCACCTTGTAGGAACACGCAAGCAGAGGGAGAGCCTGGACCTCAACATCTCTCCCAAAGGCTTAACTGCCTTCTCCCAGGGCCACATCCTAAAGCTCTGCCATCTCCAAAGAGCACCAAGGTCTAGGACCAAGCCTTTAGCACACTGGCCCTTGAAAGAGCGATGATCCAAGCCAGATGTGCATTTGCATTATGTTATTGGGGGGTGTCTCACAGTGCTTCCTAGAGTGGTTTCAGACATGTAATCCTATCTAAGCATCCCAGGATCACGGGTGTGGACCATTAGATTGAGctatagcacttttttttttttaagcctcagATTCCTCGCTgtcaaagtagaaacagaagtaGCTCCCTGATTAAATTATAAGGAATAAATACTACAATGTATGATTAAATAGATGGTTCTTACTTGGGGAGATCTCACCGCCTGGGCCACATTTGGCAGTGTCTGGAGTCATTGTGGCCATGCTGTCCCATGTGTGGCTGAAGGCTGACCCTGACCTTCGGCTAGCAGACAGAGGCTACCAAGCGTCTGTGGTATTCAGGACATTCCTCATGGCAGATCTAGCAAACGGTCAGTGGCACTACTGGCCAGTGTGACTTCAGCCTAGAGGACTGACTGTTGGAGGTTCCAAGAGTAAAATAGGGTCATGTCCCAGGGGGGCAACCCGATTTATGTTACCTCTTACCGGAAAgtttggctttctctttccaaaaTGCTTGAAAACAACATTTAGACCCTAAGATCTACATGTTCTCTTTCAGCGTCTCCGTTCTTCTCTGACCGGCTGAAGGAGGCTCACGTCCGACTGTACCCGTCCAGCCGCTGCACCTCACAGCATCTGTTTAATAAAACCATCACGAACAACATGCTGTGCGCTGGAGATACCCGGAGCGGAGGCAACCAAGACCTCCACGATGCTTGCCAGGTAAACACAGAACCCCAGCACTCTGGGTCCCCCCCTCGgtgctcttggggggggggcgcacAGGGGAGGTGTGACACCGGGATTCAAAACTGGAGCTTCAGAGAAGAAAGTGATAAGAGACCAAAACACCTCAAATCTAAGAAATCTGAATGGCAGGAAGTTTTCCCAGTCTGGGGACAGGAAACTCCGCCTAGCGCAGGATTTCCTGTAAGCCCCATTGAAGTAATAGGTAAAGCGACATAATTTAACATAATTCATCCTTGACTTGTGAAGGTGTTGGGGCGTGTGAGACTGCTACTTCTTTGTAGAATGAGGAAAggcatcccccccacccccacccccaggactcaagatatagatataggatgcggtggggtgggggtggggagtccgGCTTCAGCCTGGGAAGCAAAGCACTTTTGGTTCTCAGTGCTGAGCCCACTGGATTTGGTACGTACATTTCCTCCTTAATAAAGTGCTGGGACATAAGCACTGAGCCACCACTGACATTGAGACCCACATAGTCATTAGCTGATTAGAAGAAGTGAACCAGAATTCACTGTGACCACACAGCTTACAAGTAGCAcagttcatatgtgcacacacacacacacacacacacacacacacacacacacacacacttggctgCTAACAGTTATCTTAAGTCTGTGTTTGGGAAGTTTTAGTGGATTTTTACTTATCAATtgggttttttgaggcagggtctcactcactGTGTGGTCCTCAGTAGCAcggaactctttatgtagaccaggttggcctcgaactcaaagacatccacctttccctctgccttttgaATGCTGTGCTTAAAGGCACATGTCACCATGCCTTAACTGCTGCTTTATCAGAATTCATTAGAATACAGCCTAATCTATACCATCAAAATAACTGAGCCtcaagtgtctgtctgtctgtctgtctgtctgtctgtctgtctgtctctctctctctctcaagtacTTTGAGGGCTGCAGTCACCAAAGAGCAATAGAAATCTTCCAAAGAGTCTGCCACACGTACAAACCACTAACCTATGCTCTTCCACAGGGTGACTCGGGAGGCCCTCTGGTGTGCATGATCAATAAGCAGATGACATTGACTGGCATCATCAGCTGGGGCCTTGGCTGTGGGCAGAAGGATGTGCCTGGGGTCTACACAAAGGTTACTAATTACTTAGACTGGATTCACAACAACATGAAGCAATGACAAAGACAGCCCAGCTCCTTCGATCCAGAGGAGgacctgccttcctcttcctcttcaacaGAAGATGCGCCTAAAAGGCCGAGCGTTCTTCACACCATCCTCCTCGTGGGCTGCCacttgggagaggggaggggagtctTTGGGAGCAGATGTAGCATTTACCTGTGACAGGTACTTAGCAACTTGTAAGTTTTAAGGACGAAGGTCTGGCTTTAGAATAAATCCTGTCAGATGAGATGACAGGGAAATGCCAACCTTCCTATAACTCtaggattttaaaaagagagagaggtggaccAAAGTCTGCCCTCCTGGTCCACTATTTTGTACACTGAACCacaagaccatgtctcaacaGTAAAATACAACTTGATCTTTCAGGAGTGGAAGTTTGCACTGGGAACAAGAATGTGTTTTTATAGTTACACAGGGGCCCCACAGGGCCTCCACGAGGAGGAAGGGGTATCTTGTCGGATCACAACCCCATAAAACCCTGGAGATCACATATTCCCCTTCCCTCCATACTCCTCAACTCTTGGGGCATATTCTTTTGTATACAGtgtaaatgtctttttctttataaagtttataGATGGTTGGGAGAACTGTATGATTTTAGTAATTGATGAAGTAACACtcgtatatttatatattgatctattttagtttttactttgttACTATAACTTTGTATTATACTGTACTTAAATAATAAATTCAGAGGTATTTTTCACACTTTTCCACTGGTACATATCCATGGCTTATTTGtgttcacatttctttttgtttcttttctctttttgagtcAATTGAAAGATTTCCTTTCAATGTGTCAATGTGTGGAAATTTTCACCCCCCCAAGGCAATATCCTGGGTGCCACCCAGTAGAAAtgggatgggggctggagaggtggctcaatagttaagagcactgactgctcttccagagaacctgggtctagttcccagcaaccacatggcagctcacaactgtctgtaacttcagttataggggatccgacaccctcacacagacatacacagcagTCAAAacacaatgtacataaaatacaagtaaatacatttttaagaagaaataggGCAGGGAGAATTGACATGGACAGGAGGCATTTACAGAATTAAATTAGAACGGAGCTAGTCACAACACGAAGGAGACCTCACTAGAACGCAGTTGTGAGGTCAAGGAGGGGTTAGCAGGAAAAGCAGGACTTGGGACGGTCTTCACGCAACGGGTAGGACTGGGTTGGTGGGTGGATGCAGGGCAGCTAATCCCGAGACCCTGAATTTCACTATTGAAACAATGAAGAGACAGGGGATGAGCGAAAGTTTGTCTTAAgtgaacttaaaaacaaaaagtcttttgttatattttattgtgtatgtgtgtgtggggggggtagttATATGAGTGCCCCAGTGCACATGAGGAACTCAGAGGGTATGTGGCAGAGTCTGTTCTTCGCTTTCACCATATGGATCCTGGGGTCTCGTGACTCAGGGGCCCGGCATCTCtactcactgaaccatcctgCTTGCACAAAGCTACAACCTGCCACCACTTGACTGAGGGTTGAACTGGGGACCTTGTATgtgctagacaagtactctaccactgagctgcacccccccaccccctacctcctccccccacccccgtctgaTAAGAACTC comes from the Mus pahari chromosome 19, PAHARI_EIJ_v1.1, whole genome shotgun sequence genome and includes:
- the Plat gene encoding tissue-type plasminogen activator, which encodes MGSKMKRELMCVLLLCGVAFALPDQGVHRRFRRGARSYRATCRDEPTQTTYQQHQSWLRPMLRSSRVEYCRCNSGLVQCHSVPVRSCSEPRCFNGGTCQQALYFSDFVCQCPDGFVGKRCDIDTRATCFKDQGITYRGTWSTAESGAECVNWNSSVLSLKPYNARRPNAIKLGLGNHNYCRNPDRDLKPWCYVFKAGKYTTEFCSTPACPKGKSEDCYVGKGVTYRGTHSLTTSKASCLPWNSIVLMGKSYTAWRTNSQALGLGRHNYCRNPDGDARPWCHVMKDRKLTWEYCDMSPCSTCGLRQYKRPQFRIKGGLYTDITSHPWQAAIFAKNKRSPGERFLCGGVLISPCWVLSAAHCFLERFPPHHLKVVLGRTYRVVPGEEEQTFEIEKYIVHEKFDDDTYDNDIALLQLRSQSKQCAQESSSVGTACLPDPNLQLPDWTECELSGYGKHEASSPFFSDRLKEAHVRLYPSSRCTSQHLFNKTITNNMLCAGDTRSGGNQDLHDACQGDSGGPLVCMINKQMTLTGIISWGLGCGQKDVPGVYTKVTNYLDWIHNNMKQ